One stretch of Tepidibacter hydrothermalis DNA includes these proteins:
- the murJ gene encoding murein biosynthesis integral membrane protein MurJ, translated as MKNNKKTTKTVVFVMLIMILSRLLGFIREIIMTNKFGIGVETDAFFAAFTIPDMMYYLLIGGALSSAFIPVFTSYLSNGDEEEAWKVASTFINITVLLLIVLSILGITFAQYLVPLVAHNFKGEQLDLTIELTRFMFPAVTFTALAGLETGVLNSYKIFNAPSIGPILYNFGIIYGTIFLTSRFGIRGMAIGVVIGAISNALYQFIFVSKKAKHYRFTFDLNHPGVKKIFKLIVPAMIGLSVTQINLVVNQNIASAFDKGSITALRLANRIMQLPLGIFAMSISTVIFPTITAQIAKGEISDFRDTFAMGMRNIFFVTIPSAVGLMTLGVPLIRLLFVRGAFGEDDAMVTATILVFYTLGLAFQGGVQLLTRGFYANHDTKTPVKISFMAMFGNIILSLVLAYYTPLKVNGLALAYSITSFINMSMLFKALGKKMNGINSKEIVASFFKSTIASVVMGVVIVILNGVFNKYFDVNDKTIQIIQVTVDTLIGAGVFFVVANILNMQEVNDIKEIIKRKRGRK; from the coding sequence ATGAAAAATAACAAAAAAACAACTAAAACAGTAGTATTTGTAATGTTAATAATGATACTTAGCAGACTACTAGGATTTATACGAGAAATTATAATGACCAATAAATTTGGTATAGGAGTAGAAACTGATGCGTTCTTTGCAGCATTTACTATTCCTGATATGATGTATTATCTTTTAATAGGGGGTGCTTTAAGTTCTGCATTCATACCTGTATTTACTAGCTATTTATCAAATGGAGATGAAGAGGAAGCTTGGAAGGTTGCTTCTACTTTTATAAATATAACTGTACTACTTTTGATAGTTTTATCTATTTTAGGGATTACATTTGCGCAATATTTAGTTCCGCTTGTAGCTCATAATTTTAAAGGAGAACAGTTGGATCTTACTATAGAACTTACGAGATTTATGTTTCCTGCTGTAACATTTACTGCACTTGCGGGTCTTGAAACTGGGGTTTTAAACTCTTATAAGATATTTAATGCTCCATCAATAGGACCTATACTGTATAATTTTGGTATTATATATGGAACTATATTTTTAACATCTAGATTTGGGATAAGAGGTATGGCCATAGGAGTTGTTATAGGTGCTATATCAAATGCTCTATATCAATTTATATTTGTATCTAAAAAGGCTAAACACTATAGATTTACATTTGATTTAAATCATCCTGGTGTTAAGAAAATATTTAAGCTAATAGTTCCAGCAATGATTGGTTTATCTGTTACTCAAATAAACCTTGTAGTAAATCAAAATATAGCTTCGGCTTTTGATAAGGGAAGTATAACAGCTCTAAGACTTGCGAATAGAATAATGCAGCTTCCACTTGGTATTTTTGCTATGAGTATATCAACTGTTATATTTCCAACTATAACTGCTCAAATAGCAAAAGGAGAAATAAGTGATTTTAGAGATACTTTTGCCATGGGTATGAGAAATATATTCTTCGTCACAATACCATCAGCAGTAGGTCTTATGACTTTAGGGGTACCATTGATAAGATTATTATTTGTAAGAGGTGCTTTTGGGGAAGATGATGCAATGGTAACTGCTACAATACTTGTTTTTTATACATTGGGACTAGCTTTTCAAGGTGGAGTACAGCTTTTAACAAGAGGTTTTTATGCAAATCATGATACTAAAACTCCTGTTAAGATAAGCTTTATGGCTATGTTTGGAAATATAATACTAAGTTTAGTACTAGCTTATTACACACCTTTAAAGGTAAATGGATTAGCGCTTGCATATTCTATAACAAGTTTTATAAATATGAGTATGCTATTTAAAGCTTTAGGCAAAAAAATGAACGGAATAAACTCAAAAGAAATAGTTGCCTCATTTTTCAAATCAACAATTGCATCAGTTGTTATGGGTGTGGTTATAGTTATATTAAATGGAGTATTTAATAAATATTTTGATGTTAATGATAAGACTATACAGATAATTCAAGTAACAGTTGATACATTAATTGGAGCTGGAGTATTCTTTGTAGTTGCTAATATTTTAAATATGCAAGAGGTAAACGATATTAAAGAAATAATCAAGAGAAAAAGAGGAAGAAAATAA
- the ruvX gene encoding Holliday junction resolvase RuvX, with product MKRIMGLDVGNKTIGVAVSDLMQLTAQGVTTVRRKGIKKDLEELDKIIKEKEVSQIVVGLPKNMNGTLGPQSEKVVKFTEKLKTITDLEIKFWDERLTTVAAERSLIEADVSRQKRKKVIDMLAAVLILQGYLDMQRNI from the coding sequence ATGAAAAGAATAATGGGACTTGATGTAGGTAACAAAACAATAGGTGTAGCGGTTAGTGATCTGATGCAACTTACAGCTCAAGGAGTTACAACAGTAAGAAGAAAAGGAATAAAAAAAGATTTAGAAGAACTAGATAAAATAATAAAAGAAAAAGAAGTTTCACAAATAGTCGTAGGTCTTCCTAAAAATATGAATGGAACACTTGGACCTCAAAGTGAAAAAGTAGTTAAATTTACTGAAAAATTAAAGACTATAACTGACCTTGAAATAAAATTTTGGGATGAAAGACTTACAACTGTTGCAGCTGAAAGATCTTTAATTGAAGCTGATGTGAGTAGACAAAAAAGAAAAAAAGTAATAGATATGCTAGCGGCAGTACTTATTTTACAAGGATACCTAGATATGCAAAGAAATATATAA
- a CDS encoding RrF2 family transcriptional regulator: MKLSTKGRYGLKAMFELTLNQDDGPVPLKHIAQNQNLSEQYLEQIFSKLRKAGLIKSIRGAQGGYLLAREASEITVGNIIRILDGPIAPSDCVLEKETECKRSGHCVTQVVWEKIKESVDSVIDSITLQDMVNDHRKQK, translated from the coding sequence TTGAAATTATCAACTAAAGGAAGATATGGCTTGAAAGCTATGTTTGAACTCACTTTAAATCAAGATGATGGACCAGTTCCACTTAAACATATAGCACAAAATCAAAATTTATCAGAACAATATTTAGAACAAATATTTTCAAAGCTTAGAAAAGCGGGACTTATAAAAAGTATAAGAGGGGCACAGGGAGGTTATTTGTTAGCTAGAGAAGCTAGTGAGATAACTGTAGGAAATATAATAAGAATATTAGATGGTCCTATAGCTCCATCTGATTGTGTTCTTGAAAAAGAGACAGAATGTAAAAGATCGGGACATTGTGTAACTCAAGTTGTATGGGAAAAGATTAAAGAAAGTGTAGACAGTGTTATAGATTCTATTACATTACAAGACATGGTAAATGATCACAGAAAACAAAAATAA
- the nifS gene encoding cysteine desulfurase NifS: protein MEKRRVYMDYAATTPMKKEVLDAMLPYYNDLFGNASSVHAFGREVKGCLDEARDQVAKLINAQSSEIYFTGGGSEADNWAIKGVAFANKEKGNHIITTKIEHHAVLHTCEYLEKHHGFEITYLDVDSEGRIDLEELKNSITDKTILISVMFANNEIGTVEPIKEIGQIAKERGVLFHTDGVQAIGNVHIDVKDLGVDLMAMSAHKIYGPKGVGALYIRKGVKLHSIVHGGAQEKRRRAGTENMAGIVGFGKAAEIARVNLNENIKRLTELKERLINGVLEKIPYTRVNGSLDHRLPGNTSFCFEFIEGESLLLSLDMMGIAGSSGSACTSGSLDPSHVLMAIGLKHEIAHGSLRLSLGYKNTEEDVDYVLEALPKIVDRLRQMSPLYEKVAKGGNE, encoded by the coding sequence ATGGAAAAAAGAAGAGTTTATATGGATTATGCAGCTACAACACCTATGAAGAAAGAAGTTCTTGATGCTATGCTGCCGTACTATAATGATTTATTTGGAAATGCATCTAGTGTACATGCTTTCGGAAGAGAAGTTAAGGGATGTCTAGATGAAGCTAGAGATCAAGTAGCTAAGCTTATAAACGCACAGTCTTCAGAAATATACTTTACTGGTGGTGGATCAGAAGCTGATAACTGGGCAATCAAAGGGGTTGCTTTTGCTAATAAAGAAAAAGGAAATCATATTATAACTACTAAGATAGAGCATCATGCTGTACTTCATACTTGCGAATACTTAGAAAAACATCACGGATTTGAAATAACTTATCTTGATGTTGATTCTGAAGGAAGAATAGATTTAGAAGAACTTAAAAATAGTATTACAGACAAAACTATACTTATATCAGTTATGTTTGCTAATAATGAAATAGGAACAGTTGAGCCTATAAAAGAAATAGGACAAATAGCTAAGGAAAGAGGAGTATTATTCCATACTGATGGAGTTCAAGCTATAGGAAATGTTCACATAGATGTTAAAGATTTAGGTGTGGATTTAATGGCTATGTCAGCTCACAAGATATATGGACCAAAAGGAGTAGGAGCCTTATATATAAGAAAAGGTGTAAAACTACATTCTATAGTTCATGGTGGAGCACAAGAAAAAAGAAGAAGAGCTGGAACTGAAAATATGGCTGGAATAGTAGGTTTTGGTAAAGCGGCTGAAATTGCAAGAGTTAATTTAAATGAAAATATTAAAAGATTAACTGAACTTAAAGAAAGACTTATAAATGGTGTTTTAGAAAAAATACCTTATACAAGAGTTAATGGAAGTTTAGACCATAGATTACCTGGAAACACAAGTTTTTGTTTTGAATTTATAGAAGGTGAATCACTTCTATTAAGTCTTGACATGATGGGAATAGCAGGATCTAGTGGATCAGCTTGTACATCAGGATCACTTGATCCATCTCATGTATTAATGGCTATAGGCCTTAAGCATGAAATAGCACATGGATCTTTAAGATTATCATTAGGATACAAAAATACAGAGGAAGATGTAGATTATGTTTTAGAAGCTCTTCCAAAAATAGTAGATAGATTAAGACAGATGTCACCATTATATGAAAAGGTAGCTAAGGGAGGAAACGAATAA
- a CDS encoding aldo/keto reductase, translated as MEYNILGKSGFKVSKMCFGGLTIGPLQRNFSAEDGAKIIIEAFERGVNFIDTAELYGTYKHINEAFKSYQRDKITLITKSYSYSKETAEKSLKKAMEEMNTDYIDGFLLHEQESEHTLRGHWEAIEYFIKMKEKGYIRSVGISTHTVAAVKAASKLEEIDIIHPIVNKAGIGIHDGSIEDMIGAIKEAKKNNIGIYAMKPLGGGNLIHSYDEALDFSLNLDILDSIAIGMQSKEEVIANICKFEGREIPQNIKQKLNNKKRELKIANWCERCGACVAKCQHNALSIIDDKVVIDKSKCVLCGYCSKYCKDFCIKII; from the coding sequence ATGGAGTATAATATATTAGGTAAAAGTGGATTTAAAGTTTCTAAAATGTGTTTTGGGGGATTAACAATAGGACCACTTCAACGAAACTTTAGTGCAGAAGATGGAGCAAAAATTATAATCGAGGCCTTTGAAAGAGGTGTCAATTTTATAGATACAGCTGAACTTTATGGAACATATAAGCATATAAATGAAGCATTTAAAAGTTATCAAAGAGATAAAATAACTCTTATAACTAAATCATATTCTTATTCTAAAGAAACGGCTGAGAAGAGTTTGAAAAAAGCAATGGAGGAGATGAATACTGATTATATAGATGGATTCTTGCTTCACGAACAAGAAAGTGAACATACATTAAGGGGTCATTGGGAAGCTATAGAGTATTTTATCAAAATGAAGGAAAAAGGGTATATAAGATCAGTTGGAATATCTACACATACAGTAGCTGCGGTAAAAGCGGCTTCCAAGCTTGAAGAAATAGATATTATTCATCCAATAGTTAATAAAGCAGGTATTGGTATACACGATGGAAGTATAGAAGATATGATAGGAGCTATAAAAGAAGCTAAAAAAAATAATATAGGAATATACGCTATGAAGCCTCTTGGTGGAGGAAATTTGATACACTCCTATGATGAAGCATTAGACTTTTCTCTAAATCTAGATATATTAGATTCAATAGCTATAGGGATGCAATCAAAGGAAGAAGTAATAGCTAATATCTGCAAATTTGAGGGAAGAGAGATACCTCAAAATATAAAACAAAAATTAAATAATAAAAAAAGAGAACTTAAAATAGCTAATTGGTGTGAAAGATGTGGTGCTTGTGTAGCTAAGTGCCAACATAATGCATTATCTATAATAGATGATAAAGTAGTTATAGATAAAAGTAAGTGCGTACTATGCGGATATTGTTCGAAATATTGTAAAGACTTTTGTATAAAGATAATCTAG
- a CDS encoding DUF1292 domain-containing protein has translation MEENIVTLVDEDGLEIQFEVIMTLEAQEKEYAILMPLDENDDEEAYIFRMEEELDGEYAIVPIEDDEEYENVVAVYHTLMQEEGLE, from the coding sequence ATGGAAGAAAACATAGTAACATTAGTAGATGAAGATGGATTAGAGATTCAATTTGAAGTTATAATGACTTTAGAAGCTCAAGAAAAAGAATATGCAATCCTTATGCCTTTAGATGAAAATGATGATGAAGAAGCATACATATTCAGAATGGAAGAAGAATTAGATGGAGAATATGCTATAGTTCCTATAGAAGATGATGAAGAGTATGAAAATGTAGTAGCTGTATATCATACTTTAATGCAAGAAGAAGGATTAGAATAA
- a CDS encoding winged helix-turn-helix transcriptional regulator, whose product MNVSEKNLYDGDCPVLYALSIIGGKWRLPIIWKLSKGSLRYNELKRQIHGITNIMLTRSLKGLEEEDVIKRIQYSEIPPHVEYSLTERGEKLIPALIHIQSWGREQFEIKFCKEKNI is encoded by the coding sequence TTGAATGTAAGTGAGAAAAATCTATATGATGGGGATTGTCCTGTATTATACGCCTTAAGTATCATTGGTGGGAAATGGAGATTACCGATTATATGGAAGTTATCAAAAGGAAGCTTAAGATATAATGAATTAAAAAGGCAAATACATGGAATTACAAATATAATGCTTACCAGATCATTAAAGGGATTAGAAGAAGAGGATGTTATTAAACGAATTCAATATTCTGAAATTCCTCCACACGTTGAATATTCATTGACTGAACGTGGGGAAAAACTTATTCCAGCTTTAATCCATATACAAAGTTGGGGAAGAGAACAATTTGAAATTAAGTTTTGTAAAGAAAAAAATATATAA
- the alaS gene encoding alanine--tRNA ligase, translating into MQKLGLNEIRKRFLDFFESKGHLAQGSFPLVPQNDKSLLLINAGMAPLKPYFMGKEVPPNKRMATCQKCIRTGDIENVGKTARHGTFFEMLGNFSFGDYFKRESIKWGWEFITENLGIPQDKVWVSVYENDDDSYDIWSKEMGFPEERMVRLGKDDNFWEIGTGPCGPCSELYYDRGEKYGCDNPDCKPGCDCDRYIEFWNHVFTQFDKDDQGNYNELANKNIDTGMGLERMACIMQNVDNIFEVDTIKYVLDSVVKLSNTEYGKDNKTDTSIRIITDHIRATSFLIADGVLPSNEGRGYVLRRLLRRAARHGKLLGIKGAFLYELMDKVVDISGEAYPELVEKKEYVKKVLKIEEERFEETIDQGIDILKSYIGELKENNKKVLSGENAFKLYDTYGFPIDLTKEILEEENLEVDEESFTEEMQKQRERARNARQNGESEGWKEDVFSKLDKDIVSEFVGYTSLENECMVKAIVKGNEIVTEAHNGEKVTVILDKTPFYAESGGQAGDRGILSNSDFECDVLDTKKGINNRIHHEILIKSGSLKVDDKVRGLVEKNIRMNSARNHSATHILHKALKEVLGDHIQQAGSLVTDERLRFDFTHFEGISSEELSKIELIVNSQIMNSLDINATEMSINDAKNMGATALFGEKYGDVVRVVSMGEYSVELCGGTHLTNTSQIGMFKILSESGVASGVRRIEAITGMSVYEYLNKKENVINEVCATLKAKEDNMINKAKSIVEELKDSNKELEAIKSKLAMASVDDAVIRKEINGVNLITAKFENMDMNALRNMGDNLKDKFKSGVVVIGNKSGDKVNFIVTATKDVVQRGVHSGNIIREVAKVAGGNGGGRPDMAQAGGKDSSKIAEALMKAKEVLENQIK; encoded by the coding sequence ATGCAAAAATTAGGATTAAATGAAATAAGAAAAAGATTTTTAGATTTTTTTGAATCAAAAGGTCATTTAGCGCAAGGGAGTTTTCCGCTAGTTCCACAAAATGATAAGAGTTTACTTCTTATAAATGCTGGAATGGCTCCACTTAAGCCATACTTTATGGGAAAAGAAGTTCCACCTAATAAGAGAATGGCTACTTGTCAAAAGTGTATAAGAACTGGAGATATAGAAAATGTAGGTAAAACAGCAAGACATGGTACTTTCTTTGAAATGTTAGGGAACTTTTCTTTTGGAGATTACTTTAAGAGAGAATCTATAAAATGGGGTTGGGAGTTTATAACAGAGAACTTAGGAATTCCTCAAGATAAGGTATGGGTTTCTGTGTATGAGAATGATGATGATTCATATGATATATGGAGTAAGGAAATGGGATTCCCAGAAGAAAGAATGGTTAGACTAGGAAAAGACGATAACTTCTGGGAAATAGGAACTGGACCTTGTGGACCTTGTTCAGAGTTATACTATGACAGAGGAGAAAAATATGGATGTGATAATCCAGATTGTAAACCGGGATGTGATTGTGATAGATACATAGAGTTTTGGAATCACGTATTTACACAATTTGATAAAGATGATCAAGGAAATTACAATGAACTTGCAAATAAAAATATAGATACAGGTATGGGTCTTGAAAGAATGGCTTGTATAATGCAGAATGTAGATAATATATTTGAAGTTGATACTATAAAATATGTACTAGATTCAGTAGTTAAATTATCTAATACTGAGTATGGAAAAGACAATAAAACAGATACATCTATAAGAATAATAACTGATCATATAAGAGCTACATCGTTCTTAATTGCAGATGGAGTATTGCCTTCTAATGAAGGAAGAGGATATGTTCTTAGAAGACTTTTAAGAAGAGCTGCAAGACATGGTAAGTTACTTGGTATAAAGGGAGCATTCTTATATGAATTAATGGATAAGGTTGTAGATATCAGTGGAGAGGCTTATCCAGAACTTGTTGAGAAAAAAGAATACGTTAAAAAGGTTCTTAAAATAGAAGAAGAAAGATTTGAAGAAACTATAGACCAAGGTATAGATATATTAAAATCATATATAGGTGAATTAAAAGAAAATAATAAAAAAGTTTTATCTGGAGAGAATGCATTTAAATTATATGATACTTATGGATTCCCAATAGATTTAACTAAGGAAATACTTGAAGAGGAAAATCTTGAAGTTGATGAAGAATCTTTTACTGAAGAAATGCAAAAGCAAAGAGAGAGAGCTAGAAATGCAAGACAAAATGGAGAATCAGAAGGATGGAAAGAAGACGTATTCTCAAAGCTAGATAAGGATATAGTTAGTGAGTTTGTAGGTTATACATCTTTAGAAAATGAGTGTATGGTTAAGGCTATTGTAAAAGGAAATGAAATAGTAACTGAGGCTCATAATGGTGAGAAGGTAACTGTAATACTTGATAAAACTCCTTTTTATGCAGAAAGTGGAGGACAAGCTGGAGATAGAGGTATATTATCAAATAGCGACTTCGAGTGTGATGTATTAGATACTAAAAAAGGTATAAACAATAGAATACACCATGAGATATTAATCAAATCAGGAAGCTTAAAAGTTGATGATAAGGTTCGTGGTTTAGTAGAAAAGAATATAAGAATGAATAGCGCGAGAAATCACTCGGCAACTCATATTCTTCACAAGGCATTAAAGGAAGTTTTAGGAGATCATATACAACAAGCAGGATCACTTGTAACTGATGAAAGACTTAGATTTGACTTTACTCATTTTGAGGGTATTTCAAGTGAAGAACTTTCAAAGATAGAATTAATAGTAAATAGCCAAATTATGAACTCATTAGATATAAATGCAACTGAAATGTCTATAAATGATGCTAAGAATATGGGAGCTACAGCTTTATTTGGAGAAAAATATGGAGATGTTGTAAGAGTTGTTTCTATGGGTGAGTACTCTGTTGAACTTTGTGGAGGAACTCATTTAACTAATACTTCTCAAATAGGAATGTTTAAAATACTTTCAGAATCAGGAGTAGCATCAGGCGTTAGAAGAATTGAAGCTATAACTGGAATGAGTGTTTATGAATATTTAAATAAAAAAGAAAATGTTATAAATGAAGTATGTGCTACTTTAAAAGCTAAAGAAGATAATATGATAAATAAAGCTAAGTCTATTGTAGAAGAACTTAAGGATTCTAATAAGGAATTAGAAGCTATAAAGAGTAAGTTAGCAATGGCTTCAGTTGATGATGCTGTAATTAGAAAAGAAATAAACGGTGTTAATTTAATAACAGCAAAATTTGAAAATATGGATATGAATGCTCTAAGAAATATGGGAGATAATCTAAAAGATAAATTTAAATCAGGTGTTGTAGTAATAGGAAATAAATCTGGTGATAAGGTTAACTTTATAGTTACAGCTACTAAAGATGTAGTTCAAAGAGGAGTGCACTCTGGTAATATAATAAGAGAAGTTGCTAAGGTTGCTGGTGGAAATGGAGGAGGAAGACCTGACATGGCACAAGCAGGCGGTAAGGATTCTTCTAAGATAGCAGAGGCTTTAATGAAAGCAAAAGAAGTATTGGAAAATCAAATTAAGTAA
- the nifU gene encoding Fe-S cluster assembly scaffold protein NifU, whose amino-acid sequence MMYSEKVMDHFMNPRNVGEIENADGIGEVGNAKCGDIMKIYLKVEDDIIKDVKFKTFGCGSAIATSSMATEMVIGKSLQEALTLTNKAVAEALDGLPPVKMHCSVLAEQAIKSAIIDYAEKHNVHVDGLEDVEIDDDHDHHHDIEEEE is encoded by the coding sequence ATAATGTATTCAGAAAAAGTAATGGACCACTTTATGAATCCAAGAAATGTTGGAGAAATAGAAAATGCAGATGGTATAGGAGAAGTTGGAAACGCTAAGTGTGGAGATATAATGAAAATATACTTAAAAGTAGAGGACGACATTATAAAGGATGTTAAGTTTAAAACATTTGGATGTGGTTCTGCAATAGCAACATCAAGTATGGCTACAGAAATGGTAATAGGAAAGAGTCTTCAAGAAGCTTTAACTCTTACAAATAAAGCAGTTGCTGAAGCTTTAGATGGACTTCCTCCAGTTAAGATGCACTGTTCAGTTTTAGCAGAACAAGCTATAAAGTCAGCTATAATAGATTATGCTGAGAAGCATAATGTTCATGTAGATGGGCTTGAAGATGTAGAAATAGATGATGACCATGATCATCACCATGATATAGAGGAAGAAGAATAA
- a CDS encoding IreB family regulatory phosphoprotein, which translates to MMENMDYTMKFEAPKEENLSVDQIIETVYAALVEKGYNPINQLIGYFLSGDPTYITSHNNARSLIKKYERDEILEEILKKYLEGK; encoded by the coding sequence ATTATGGAAAATATGGATTATACTATGAAATTTGAAGCACCAAAGGAAGAAAACTTAAGTGTTGATCAAATAATAGAGACCGTATATGCAGCTTTAGTTGAAAAAGGATATAATCCTATAAATCAATTAATAGGTTATTTTTTGTCTGGGGATCCTACCTATATAACTAGTCATAATAATGCTAGAAGTTTAATTAAAAAATATGAAAGAGATGAGATATTAGAAGAAATTCTCAAAAAATATTTAGAAGGAAAGTAG
- the mnmA gene encoding tRNA 2-thiouridine(34) synthase MnmA: MKKRVMIGMSGGVDSSVAAYLLKEQGYDVIGVTMKLWQDEDEEIMEREGGCCSLSAVEDARRVANKIGIPFYVMNFKEAFKNKVIDYFVDEYIKGRTPNPCIACNKHIKSGEFFEKAKQLECDYIATGHYAKIEHDEASDRYLLKKSITEAKDQTYALYNMSQHELEHTLFPLGYYTKDKIREIAAEVGLIVANKPDSQEICFVEDNDYAGYVKSHTNKKIKEGYFIDKEGNILGKHKGIIHYTIGQRKGLGIALGKPMFVVDILPKKNAVVLGDPEDVFSEGLIASDVNFIPFDDIDEPIRVQAKVRYSGKVAPATVYKEEKGKIRIVFDEKQRAITPGQSVVMYDNDIVVGGGIIEKRI, encoded by the coding sequence TTGAAAAAAAGAGTAATGATAGGTATGAGTGGTGGAGTGGATAGTTCTGTTGCAGCATATTTATTAAAGGAACAAGGATATGATGTTATCGGAGTAACAATGAAACTTTGGCAAGATGAAGACGAAGAAATAATGGAAAGAGAAGGGGGTTGCTGTTCTCTATCAGCAGTTGAAGATGCTAGAAGAGTTGCAAATAAAATAGGAATCCCTTTTTATGTAATGAACTTTAAAGAAGCTTTTAAAAACAAGGTAATAGATTATTTTGTAGATGAGTATATAAAAGGAAGAACTCCTAATCCTTGCATAGCTTGTAACAAGCATATTAAATCGGGCGAATTTTTTGAAAAAGCTAAGCAATTAGAATGTGATTATATAGCTACTGGACATTATGCTAAGATAGAACATGACGAAGCATCTGATAGATACTTGCTAAAAAAATCTATAACTGAAGCAAAAGATCAAACATATGCTTTGTATAATATGAGTCAGCATGAACTTGAGCATACTCTATTTCCACTTGGATATTATACAAAAGATAAGATAAGAGAAATAGCAGCTGAAGTTGGACTTATAGTTGCTAATAAGCCTGATAGTCAAGAAATATGTTTTGTAGAAGATAACGATTATGCAGGATATGTAAAGAGTCATACGAATAAAAAAATAAAAGAAGGATATTTTATAGATAAAGAAGGAAATATCCTAGGAAAACATAAGGGAATAATACACTATACTATAGGACAAAGAAAAGGACTTGGAATAGCTCTTGGAAAGCCTATGTTTGTAGTTGATATATTGCCTAAGAAAAATGCAGTAGTTTTAGGAGATCCAGAGGATGTATTTAGTGAAGGATTAATAGCTAGTGATGTAAACTTCATTCCGTTTGATGATATAGATGAACCTATTAGAGTTCAAGCAAAAGTTAGATATTCTGGCAAAGTAGCACCTGCTACAGTTTATAAAGAGGAAAAAGGTAAGATAAGAATAGTATTTGATGAAAAACAAAGAGCTATAACTCCAGGACAATCTGTAGTTATGTATGATAACGATATTGTCGTAGGTGGAGGTATAATAGAAAAAAGAATATAA
- a CDS encoding flavodoxin family protein produces the protein MNIIAINGSPRKKGNTSTLLKKALEGAKAVGAKVELINLYDLNFKGCISCFACKRVNSKSVGKCAMKDGLTDVLNKIIECDVLILGSPIYLGNVTGEMKSFMERLLFMNLSYDGGHSSNFNGKISTAFIYTMNVPESIMIEKGYENVFKSNDKYLQLLNGPSEYLISNDTYQFDDYSKYNASDFDENHKSYIKKTQFLIDCQKAFKLGVRLSNDFSNK, from the coding sequence ATGAATATAATTGCTATTAATGGAAGTCCAAGAAAAAAAGGAAATACTAGTACACTATTGAAAAAGGCACTTGAAGGAGCAAAGGCTGTTGGTGCTAAAGTAGAATTAATAAATCTGTATGATTTAAATTTCAAGGGATGTATTAGTTGCTTTGCGTGTAAAAGAGTAAATAGTAAAAGTGTTGGGAAATGTGCAATGAAAGATGGTTTGACCGATGTACTTAATAAAATTATAGAATGTGATGTTTTAATATTAGGTTCACCTATATATTTAGGAAATGTTACTGGCGAAATGAAATCTTTTATGGAGCGATTATTATTTATGAATCTTTCTTATGATGGAGGGCATAGCTCAAATTTTAATGGGAAAATATCTACAGCTTTTATTTATACTATGAATGTACCTGAATCAATTATGATAGAAAAAGGCTATGAAAATGTATTTAAAAGTAATGATAAGTATTTACAATTGCTAAATGGTCCTTCCGAATATTTAATTAGTAATGATACTTATCAATTTGATGATTATTCGAAATATAATGCATCAGATTTTGATGAAAATCACAAATCTTATATTAAAAAAACACAATTTCTGATAGATTGTCAAAAAGCATTTAAATTAGGTGTTAGATTGTCAAATGATTTTAGCAACAAGTAA